The Vigna radiata var. radiata cultivar VC1973A chromosome 6, Vradiata_ver6, whole genome shotgun sequence DNA segment AGCTTGTAATGAAAACCCATACAAGAATCTATAAATATCtgttacatatttattataatgatataaaactatatacattaattaccaaaacaatataacctataattataaaatatttttttatatttatttaccgGAATTATTAAATAGTCAAGCATAGGAGTAATTTCTCAAGCTAGGCTTGTTTCTTTAAATATGTTTCATTGCTATCTTAAATCAGTTTATTTACTACATGAGAAAGACCAAGCCCAAGCCTCCTGCTAAAAGGCTAAGCACCACCACAATCCAACAAATGGTTCTTCAGATTAATGGTGGAGATGAGTATATAAGGTTTACCAATGATAGAATAGAACTAGAGGCATAGAAGATGGAAAACAATGCCAATGATTATCATGTTCAATGTTAAATCTTtttgcaaaaatgttgtttctaAACACTAATATGAAGATCATTTCTTTGAACCACTTTCATGCTTTCTGCAGTCTAAGAAAATCCTTACCATTTTTGCTTCTTCCATTAGTTCATCTccaagtttttttaacaataatacaTTCTTCGGCATAGACTTCCACATAAGCATCTGCTGCTGGGTGCTAGGATGAGTGAAAGCCAAAGAAGATTCGGTCACTTTTTCTCTGGTACAAGAAAATCCATCTGTTCGAACTAGGAACATCTCAGCCTTCTTTCTTGATTGCACTCTTACAACTCCTGTTGAAGAAGCACACATATCTCCTTCGATGGATCCCAAGTCATCATCATTTAAGGCTAACCTATCTTTAACCATACGATCTTCAATCCTTTGAGAGTTAGCTGCGACattatcaaaattattcttcaCAGTGTTGGAACCATTGCCGTTAGTCATGTATTCATGGTCACTAAATCCATTTATTGTTGTCCTAACAGAACTAGAAGTACTCCTGTTCCTTAACTTCCTATTGCCATCAACTGTAATCTGGGACTTTCTAGATGGATAGTCCACATGGGCTGATCCATTTGAACTTTCTGGACCTACTATTTTAGGTATGGGATTATCACTACTGCTGACACCCACACCTCCCTGttgttttgttatattcatGTTCCTCTGTTGCAGAGAGCCTTCCAACCTTCTACTCTGATAATTGACATAAGAGGGCGGTGAGATCTTCCGGCTTGCCAAAAATTTTGACATCTCTCTTTTGGAAAAGATATCACAAGGAGGAAGTTGAGATTTTAAAGGGTTAATTTTGCTGAAGTCACTTGGAAAAGATCCTTCCTCATTAGCACCAGTTGCTTCTGATAATTCCCTGTTATCAGTAGAAACTTCACTCAAGACTGTAGTACCTTCTGCTTCACCGTTATACTTCTTTTGAGAGGTGCTTTTGTCAAATGCACCAACAGAACTACGTGTTGAGTTCAAATTCTCGGACAATGAATTGAAATCTTTTTCCAGGGAGGATCTCTCTGCAGTTATTGAAGAATCCAGAAGTCTAGCAGACCCGATTGTATAACGTGATAACATGTCATAGGGTGTAACTGGTGGATTAGAAACAATCTGTGATGAAGATCGAGTCATGTACTGCCTCCATCGGGAGACCATGGCAGATGTTCTTAAAACTCCTTCCTTGCTGTGAAGATAGATAGGCCTTTTGCTGCCATTTAAAACATAAGATGCAAACCTCACAACCTGCTCCATTGTAGGTGCAGTCCTAGCTTCAACAGGGATTTTAACCAATTCAATTCTTCCAGATGAAATGGCATCATGTAAAGCTGCTTGATAGAAGTTGTCTTTCACAGTCTCTGCTCTAAGATCTATGATGGTTTTATATCCTTTATCCAGTAACCACTTCAGGCCTTCTTCTGTTACCTGACCACCAGTGCAAAAGACTGCTTCTGTGTCTTTGGTTTCCATGTCCTCTTTAGAAGCAGATAAATATACAGGATTCCAATTTGAAAATAGCATGTGACAAGGAAAACCCTCCCCACGAGGAAAACCAGAATCATAGCAGACATTCTTCAGTCTTTGAAGTTTCCTCCATACATTTAAGCTTCGATCATCATCAAGTTCTAAATAGTTTTCGAGAGCTACATGCAAGCTCTCACAACACCTTTTCATCTCACTCCTAAAAAGGGCTAGTGGGGGGAGCTTATCATCTGTTGTGCTGACATCTGCAGCACGAAAGGAATTCATAATTGAGGATCTTCCAGAAAGAATATCCTCCCTTCCTTTGTTCACAAGGGATACCATGCATCCAAGAACAGAAACTATTTTGTCTTCTAGTTGAGGTTTCTCATCTGATGGAACCTCATATGAAACACTACACTCACCAGTCAATGGGTTACATAATGCATCCATTAATGCAGAATGAAGCCTTTCTGAATTCCTAAAGATCCTACAAAACGCCTCAACTTCAGCAATATCACCTGGAACTGGACCCATCCAAGACAACCGTGATGTATCATTGGATTGGAAGGAATTCAAATTCTATAAAGAAAAGTATCAAAAACAAGTTTGAAAGATGGATGTCAGTCCATGACATGAATAACAGGAGTTAAATCATCAATGCatgtaaattgaaatattaaacgaaagaaaaacaaagaagaacaaGATGACACACACTAACAACAAGATGCTAAAGCAcacattcaaaaaaaaaaaaaaacaaaaaaaaaaaattggaccTCAATAGTAAATTGAAGAGTTTTCGGTTTAGATTTTAGGTAAGGCAGTGTAAAACGACCTACCCATGCAAGTACATAGCGAGGAGTTTTTTGACATTAAGGGTACATAATTTAGTTTTAGATTTTCGGTACACAATCAATTCTACCATGAGCAGTGTTGATATTCAGAGAAGTAAAAGTTTTAGTTTTCAGTTTATAAGAATTGATTTTATGTGTGCAACATACCaaaaacacttttattttacaCTTGTAAAGATATAGTACTTTACTTCCTAACTGAACAAATTCTTGTACAAGGTATTTGGTTAGAGGAAAATGGAAGGGAGAGAAAGGGAGGAGTTTTTTAATACCTTTcttgtttgattcaattttcaGGAAGAGGGGAGGGAAGCAAAATCTACTGAACAATTTACAAGAGAGGTGATTTAAAACATTTCAagtttatttacaaaaaaatatttttattcatatttcgAAAtcgaaaattataaaatatgaaagtaaattagtttttgaaactttttataTTCTGTGCTCCAAACAAGAAAATGAATACTTTCCCTCCTCTCCTCTTAACTAAACAGGATATCTTATCAAAATCTCTCCTCTTCCTTCCATTTCCTCTCACTCCCCAACACtcacttttaaaaattcatttccAAAAGCAAATTGGTTCTTTCAAAACCAATTCTTTaacttatttcaaaattaattctattaaaatttaaaaacaaacacacTCTTTACTGCATGTGAACCAACATCAAAGTAAAACTGAGCTCCGTATCTAAGCTTCTTATACACAGAACACTTATTTAAAGAACTAAACTAAACTCAGATGCAGTTCCCTAACTGTTTAAGTAATGTTCTCCCATCGAAATTGAAGTTTCTTGAAAACAGCACCACAAGACTTCGTTTACATATGCTTTGTCATTTCCCAGAACATACATTTCAAAACAGGCAATACAAGCCACACCGATTTCTTAGCTAAACATCACACCGGACAATAATTAACAAAAGAATATAGCATTATTTAAATTCTCCATCATGTAGAAAGCATCATCTACCCTCAAATACACTCTCACATCAAACacaatattttacaataaaatctaAGCCACCGAGCGCCGTAATCgacataaagaaaaagaaaaagggctTGTCTGACAACATATTGACTCTACCAGGcacaactaataaaaaaatttaagaaactatattaaaataatttcaaaaggaCATTTCCACTTGCATCACCATtgttctaattattttttcataaccATTATCAAATTTCAGTACTCGCATCAGAATTGCTAATTCGAGTAAATCAACTTAAAGAAAAGCTGAAAGTAGTGTATCATAagctgaaaaaagaaaaaaaagttgcaaAAGAGAAACAGTTACGAACCGGAGAGTCGAGACCGAAGCTGAAGGAAAAAGAGTTGGAAAGTTGGGCGCTGATGACCAAGTTGAAGTGTCTACGGAGCTTTCTTCCCTTCCTCTGAAACTCCAGGCCCAGGCCCAGGCCCAAGAACGACGGAGGAGGCTTGAAGAAACAATGATACGAAGGTGACAGAGCCGCGGCCATGTCCGCCGAGAATGCCATGTCGATGCATGCTACCATCGGAGTTCGCCACGATCTTCCAAAATAAGAATATTgtgtatgtattttttaaataataattaaaatataaaaaaatctgttcctttgttttattattatatttgtatgaatATTTGCGTGTGGGAAAAGGGATAATGagatggaaaatgaaaaaattgtggCTGGAAAATGGCGGaggataataataattttggtgGTGGAGGCAACATGTCCGGTCTATGGACATTTACCGTTTGTGCTTGAATCTTGATGTGATGCGATGCTTATTATATGGATTTTACctgtttttctttatcattattatCCATTTTCCTTTCTCAGATTTCATTGGGCCAGGTCATCAGACAACATCTACTTTATCTcactcttgttttattttacatataagctaactgtatttttttctactttagattggtttttttatagtttaattagctgattttaatttgtatatttagaAAATAGATAAGTTTTGCCTTATAGTTTTAATGGTTTATATACCGTCTacataaacaaacaatattagaatatgttgaaagaaattttttaattctttgtttaaattaaaagatggaTTTTAAAGACGGTAAAATAATGAGcttgaaaaaaacaaagagtGAAAAGTAAAATGGTTTGAATTAAGAGATGGAGAatggaaagtgaaaagaaacaaataaagaaaagatgTAAACTATTTGATACATATAATTGATAgaacatattttaattgatgatattgtaatattactctttttctctttgcttaaaattattttagaataaaatttattaatttaaaataaaacattagtaattatttaaaataaaaaaaataattgttataattaatttaaaataagagtgtaatattattacttatttattatttttgtcggAGAAACTCTCAACAcatatacttttcttttcttttcgaTTTATTTATTCAGTTTATAGTTTAGTTTTTGACCTACAAAAAGTGTTTTAACGTTCAAGTCAGTTTCTGAATGATAGAACATGCAATGAATTTATCTTACCTACTTCATTGATAACGCTCTTATTTACAGTTGTTCTGATGGGCCAAGTCTCACTTTTGGGTTTTGGCGAGGCCCAATTCCCCTAAACCCTTTCTATCATAGAGATAATGAGTTAATTAAAGTAAATCATGCTTATTTAATGCTTGCTTCACGAGTAACCTTCGTTTTATTCTTCATTGGTCCTTTATCTTGGATGCTAACATTAAGCTACATGGTTCAACCTATTTCTTAGTTTTACCTTCATGGTTATTTTAGTAATCGGTTATACAGTCTTTTGTTTTATGTCACGGTCCTGTGTCAGTACTAAATGTGTGCATTGTCCATATAGTGTATTGTCCCCCTCAAGCCCACAAAGATGTGACGAAATGTGTCTTTGAAGGGACATAATGCTCTAGAGAATGTGCTTTATGTGTCATTTTTTTGGCCTTTAAATGGTTGTGGATCCAACAACTAAGATTAAGCATCTGTTGGGTTCTTACACAGGTTGAATACTTATAAATAGCAAAGGTGTTTGAAGAAGAATTTTGTTATTCTTCAATGTTGTCTGATAGTTTGTTTTTTATCAACTAAGAGAAAAAATCATTCTTTAAGGTGATGATGTCTTCTAGCTTTAGTTATGACATCTAAGGAGTTTTTAAGTCGCTCAGACAAGGGTATCCTGACGAAGAAATTGTAATAGTGTTGGGTTCAACCGACTATGAAAGCTTCATACTCAACCTGGTTGTtggataatttaaaattgaaatataaggGTTGTTTTATCTTTATGCCTCTAGGCCTTTCGACTAAACTTTGACCAGACTGAAGGTGTTATTTTAAAGAGTTATGTTTGGTAATGGGGCTAACTTACTTTGGCCCTGACCCTATGATGTGAATCCAACCAATGATGGGGATGTGCCACTTTGCTGcaatttttaagtaattagtttgtttaattAATGGTCAAATCCTTTGTAAAATTGGATGACTAAATTATGTtttggaataatcaattaatgagttttattttggttttatttcaagttttaatAAGGGTCCAATTGGAAACTTAGTCATGAGTCTTTGGGAGACCAAAATGATGCATAACTGAATGCTTTTATGTGACTTTTTGGTTACCACAATTTTTAGTTACAAACAACCATCAACTTAGTGAGATCATTATTAGCTTAGTGGGATAATTATTAGCTTATAAGTGGAatgtaattatgattttttatttattttgatggtTTAAACTTCTATAGaagttgaaccattgtgatcaaataaatatgaattgagttttattcaaaaatattagttttatttcttttaccttAGTGAGATTAATTCTCTTAAGTTCTTGAGTGATTCAAGAACCCTTTTGTATCAAAGGTTTTCTCTATTCTTTGTGTGTTTCCTACCTTGGAAAGAGTGATTCGTTCCTTCCACCTTTCATATTCAtcttttgcctttttcttcACCACAATTCAGAAAACTAGTTCTGCCCAAATTTCTTGCTTATTAGCATTCCAACCTAGATAGAtctgtaaaaaataaatgaatccaCCCCTTTGGATTCTCATCATATGGTATTAGAGCTTCAACTCTGACTTTGGAATGGTGATGGAAACTTTCTATACAAGGTGTTTAATCGAAGGCTACCCTTGTTTAGTTGCAAATGATTATGAAAGTGCCAACAATGTTATGAGCCAAAGATTGGTGGAGAAACTCCACTTACCGATAAGCTCTCATCCGAATCAAGCATGGATCAAATTCACTACAGGATAATGTGTGTAAGAAGTATTATGTGATATCACTCCCATGGAATCTTATCCTCTTCTTTTAGGATGGTTATGACttcattttaaaacattcaatCTGAAGTGTTAAGAAACACTAGAAAtgggggttgaatagtgttcCCGTAAATCTTTTCCAAAGTTGATGTTTGAACAAGGTGGATGGAAATGGATGATCGTCATGATCAACTTGGTTATTATGCTACAAACGTTGTTCTGATAAATGCATTTATGATCTCGATATTTATCTTGTCTCCATAGCATTTAGGAGAGGTGACTCTTAGAGAAGGTGAGTGTTAACAAGTGTGCATGTCAAGGTATTGCTTACAACATAAGATAAACGCTTGTAAATCTAAAACATACACACAAACATCTTGTATTGGTTCACTCAACTAAGCTAAGTTCAGTTCTCCTTTAAGATAACTTAAAGGGTTTCACTAGATTTTCAAATGAAGTACATATGAATATTCTTACCACTTATGGTTATACTAGTCAACCTTAGTAAACTTGATTATTGTGACTAGTACCACCCACTCTTGGTTGCACAATATTATTCACCACTCCTGGTTGgtaagacaaaatcgtctatagGACTAATATGTCTAAATgctttcatgttttgaagtttaatcaaataacattaaacgaCATAAGAATCTGAAAATGTTAGAAGAATAGGATAGGCAAAAACATAACTATTAGGTTCAAAATCCTTAGTTGACGAGCAACATAGGAAATccttaggaaaacacttaggaaACATAAAACAACTAAGTTAAAATATCTAGACCCAATACTAAACGACTCACAAGTCAAAACGTCTATGAGAGTTGTGTTAAACACTTAAGCAATATTATACCAAAATGATAAACAATTAAACTCTCATAAAGATAAGGATGTTGAAATATCgatacaagtttttttttttcaaaacccttAAGTGTCTCaatcaatatttcaaaaacatgaaaaagaaataacctAATAAACGTTCTTGCTCTAAAAAGTGAATATCACAAAAAACATTTACAATAGAATAgacgataccatgagctaaacCCTTTACTTCGTAAACAATGAATTTCGCACTCAACGCTTGGTATcttagaagaaaagcttaattgATAAACTCTACGTCAACAATAGAAAATGTAGAAAGCAGTTTCTTGTTCcgaacaaaaattaaatgtcattaaatgtttaacgttcaaaaacaactAAAGTGATAAAAGATAAGACGTATCTACTGCATGCAAAATCTACTCTATTCTATGCAGATGACCTACTACATGCATCCACCTGCTCTATTCAAAGTATATCAgaagtggacgttagagacaaagaagacattcacgAAATGTTCTCATAAGAAGTCGTGTCTGGAAGATAGTACGACCTATTTCtagcaaagtactgaaaaagAAAACCTGCTTTGataagttgactttaaccaacgaCTACTTCACACGCATGACATAGAAGACACAAGATTCAAGGCTAAGAGCTCAGTCTAATGGATATCTTTTGAATaacctttaaatagaagatcatCCAAAGAAAGAATCAAGAGCATAACTTATAACGAGAATATCAATACTACGAAAAAACGTTTAGAAGAAAAACACAGAGAAGTTCAAGCAAAAAGAGAATATctaagaagataaaaagaaaagtcgAGCAATACTTCCAAGCTTCACTATAATACTTTCTTACtattgtaagaagagagaaaaaagaaaaaggagaaaaacccAACAAGTCTatatattgtattgtattgAGTATATATCCTCTCTAAGAGTAATAGTCTAAACGAATTGTAAGCAATCAGTTGATTGCAATTCTAAAgataattaaaaca contains these protein-coding regions:
- the LOC106764703 gene encoding NAD kinase 2, chloroplastic isoform X1, whose protein sequence is MVACIDMAFSADMAAALSPSYHCFFKPPPSFLGLGLGLEFQRKGRKLRRHFNLVISAQLSNSFSFSFGLDSPNLNSFQSNDTSRLSWMGPVPGDIAEVEAFCRIFRNSERLHSALMDALCNPLTGECSVSYEVPSDEKPQLEDKIVSVLGCMVSLVNKGREDILSGRSSIMNSFRAADVSTTDDKLPPLALFRSEMKRCCESLHVALENYLELDDDRSLNVWRKLQRLKNVCYDSGFPRGEGFPCHMLFSNWNPVYLSASKEDMETKDTEAVFCTGGQVTEEGLKWLLDKGYKTIIDLRAETVKDNFYQAALHDAISSGRIELVKIPVEARTAPTMEQVVRFASYVLNGSKRPIYLHSKEGVLRTSAMVSRWRQYMTRSSSQIVSNPPVTPYDMLSRYTIGSARLLDSSITAERSSLEKDFNSLSENLNSTRSSVGAFDKSTSQKKYNGEAEGTTVLSEVSTDNRELSEATGANEEGSFPSDFSKINPLKSQLPPCDIFSKREMSKFLASRKISPPSYVNYQSRRLEGSLQQRNMNITKQQGGVGVSSSDNPIPKIVGPESSNGSAHVDYPSRKSQITVDGNRKLRNRSTSSSVRTTINGFSDHEYMTNGNGSNTVKNNFDNVAANSQRIEDRMVKDRLALNDDDLGSIEGDMCASSTGVVRVQSRKKAEMFLVRTDGFSCTREKVTESSLAFTHPSTQQQMLMWKSMPKNVLLLKKLGDELMEEAKMVATFLHRQEKMNVLVEPDVHDVFARIPGFGFVQTFYSQDTSDLHEKVDFVACLGGDGVILHASNLFREAVPPIVSFNLGSLGFLTSHDFDDYKQDLRQVIHGNNTRDGVYITLRMRLRCEIFHKGKAMPGKVFDILNEVVVDRGSNPYLSKIECYEHDRLITKVQGDGVIVATPTGSTAYSTAAGGSMVHPNVPCILFTPICPHSLSFRPVILPDSAQLELKIPDDARSNAWVSFDGKRRQQLSRGDSVRISMSQHPLPTVNKFDQTGDWFHSLIRCLNWNERLDQKAL
- the LOC106764703 gene encoding NAD kinase 2, chloroplastic isoform X2, translating into MVACIDMAFSADMAAALSPSYHCFFKPPPSFLGLGLGLEFQRKGRKLRRHFNLVISAQLSNSFSFSFGLDSPNLNSFQSNDTSRLSWMGPVPGDIAEVEAFCRIFRNSERLHSALMDALCNPLTGECSVSYEVPSDEKPQLEDKIVSVLGCMVSLVNKGREDILSGRSSIMNSFRAADVSTTDDKLPPLALFRSEMKRCCESLHVALENYLELDDDRSLNVWRKLQRLKNVCYDSGFPRGEGFPCHMLFSNWNPVYLSASKEDMETKDTEAVFCTGGQVTEEGLKWLLDKGYKTIIDLRAETVKDNFYQAALHDAISSGRIELVKIPVEARTAPTMEQVVRFASYVLNGSKRPIYLHSKEGVLRTSAMVSRWRQYMTRSSSQIVSNPPVTPYDMLSRYTIGSARLLDSSITAERSSLEKDFNSLSENLNSTRSSVGAFDKSTSQKKYNGEAEGTTVLSEVSTDNRELSEATGANEEGSFPSDFSKINPLKSQLPPCDIFSKREMSKFLASRKISPPSYVNYQSRRLEGSLQQRNMNITKQQGGVGVSSSDNPIPKIVGPESSNGSAHVDYPSRKSQITVDGNRKLRNRSTSSSVRTTINGFSDHEYMTNGNGSNTVKNNFDNVAANSQRIEDRMVKDRLALNDDDLGSIEGDMCASSTGVVRVQSRKKAEMFLVRTDGFSCTREKVTESSLAFTHPSTQQQMLMWKSMPKNVLLLKKLGDELMEEAKMVATFLHRQEKMNVLVEPDVHDVFARIPGFGFVQTFYSQDTSDLHEKVDFVACLGGDGVILHASNLFREAVPPIVSFNLGSLGFLTSHDFDDYKQDLRQVIHGNNTRDGVYITLRMRLRCEIFHKGKAMPGKVFDILNEVVVDRGSNPYLSKIECYEHDRLITKVQGDGVIVATPTGSTAYSTAAGGSMIPDDARSNAWVSFDGKRRQQLSRGDSVRISMSQHPLPTVNKFDQTGDWFHSLIRCLNWNERLDQKAL